The nucleotide window GCTGTGCACCACGAGCGCCTCGACGTCGCCGAGCATCCGCAGGTGCCGGGCCGTGTCCGTGGTCTTGCGCGTCGCGTCGACCACCGCCCAGACGGCGGTGGCGCCGAGCGCCTCGCACATGTCGCTGACCCAGATCGGGTCGGTACCGCCGACCTTCGCGTCGACCACCACGATCCAGGCGTGGTCGGCGTTCTGTAGCCGCTCCGCCCTGGTCGCGGCGGCCGGCGGATCGCCGAGCACCTTCGACGAGTGCAGGCCGGTTCCGGCCGCGGTCGGCCCGCCGAGCAGCAGGTGCGCCTGGTCGATGCCGGCCTGCTCGCAGAGCTTGCGGCCGAGCGGTAGCGCGTGGTCCAGGTCGCCGCAGAGCACCAGGATCTCGCCCGGCGCGTCCGGAACGCCCGGCGCGGCGGGGCGCGAGGCCAGCACGCCGAGCACGCCCGAGTAGGTGTCGCCGCCGACGATCTGCGCGACCATCTCCTCCGGCATGCCCACCATCATGAGGTTGCGCTGCACCGGATCGGGGTGCATGGGCCGCAGCATGGCCGGCGGCTGCGGCGTGGTTCCCGGCCCGCCGAGACCCAGGCCGGCAAGCGTCTCGGCCAGGTCGGCCGCGGTCGTCGCGGCCGGTACCGGCGCGAGGCCGTAAGCCGCGGCCGCCGTGCGCGACACCGGGTTCGGCCCGGGCCGGCCCGCGGCGGCGGCAGCGGCGGGATCCCCACTCACGTTCAGGCCGCCCATCAGCTCGGCGAGCGACGGTACGGGCGGCAGCGGCCGCACCCCGCCGGTGGCACCGCCGTTGACCGGCGAGCCGGTGGCCTTCGCCGGGCGGAACGGCCGCACCGTCGGGCCGTCGTCGGGTTGTTCCGCCTGGGCGGCGTGCGGCCGGGGCCGGGACCACGCGGGGTCCTCCGCCTTGTCGAGGCCGGCCATCAGCTCGGCGAAGGCGGCCCCCGGGTCGGTGACCTCCCGTCCGCCCTCGCGGACCGGCCGGCCGACGGCGGAGGCGGCGTCGCCCATGCCGGCGTCGCGACCCGTCCGGCGGTCGTCGTCCGGCGCTATCCGGTCGCCGGACTCGGCCTGGGCCAGCAGCTGCTCCAGCGACTGTGGCTCCTCGGCCGGCGCCGGCCGGCTCGGCGGCGGTTCGCCGCGTTCATCGGCGTCCGGCACCTCGACCGACAGCTCGTAGCGCTGTTTGGCGAAGAAGCCGCCGAAGCCACCGGTACGGACCTTGTCGGCCGAGATGATCCGGACGGAGGAGCCGTACTCATCGCGCACCTGGGCCAGCAACGGCTCGATCGCCGGCCCCTCAAGCAGTACCCGCGTAGGCACCGTTCACCACCCCCATGGTCTCGATCTGTGCGGAAGAACCAGAGATCTCGGAATAGGACAGCACCTGCACGCGGCGGGAACCTGCGCGCAGGAGACGCATCATCGGCAGCCGTAGCTGCGGTGAGCAGGCCAGCACCGGGGTGATGCCCTGCTGTTCGGCGGCCTCGACGAGCCGGCCGGCCTCGGTGACCATCGCCTCGGCGCGCATGCCGTCGATCGCCATGAACGCACCGGTCTCGCTCGGCCGCAGCGATTCGAGCAGTCCCTGCTCGAGCATCGGGTCGAGGGTGATGACGGTCAGCCGGCCGCCGGTCGCGTACTGGGCGGCGATGGCCGGGCCCAGCGCCGCGCGGGCCGCCTCGACGAGGCCGTCGTGGTCGACGGAGACCTTGGCGCGCAGCGACAGCGACTCGAAGATCCGGACCAGGTCGCGGATCGGTACGCCCTCGTCCAGCAGCGCCTGGAGCACCCGCTGGATCTGGCCGAGGCTCAGCAACGTCGGGGTCAGCTCCTCGACCACGACCGGGTGGGTGCGCTTGACCATCTCGCTCAGCGAGCGCACGTCCTCGCGGCCGAGCAGTCGGCTGGCGTTCTGCCGGACGATCTCGGCCAGGTGCGTGATGATCACGGATGCCCGGTCGACGACCGTCGCGCCCGAGAGCTCCGCCTGGTAGTGCAGCTCCGCCGGTACCCACTTGCCGGCCAGGCCGAAGACCGGCTCGACGCCGGCCCGGCCGGGCAGCGCCTGCAACCCGTCGCCGATCGCCAGCACCGTGCCGGGCGGCGCCTGGCCGGTGCCGGCGTCGACGCCGCTGATCCGGATCGCGTACGAGGAGAGCGGCAGGTCGAGGTCGTCGCGGGTGCGCACGGGCGGCATGACCAGGCCCAGCTCGAGCGCCATCTTGCGGCGCAGCGCGCGGACCCGGTCCAGCAGGTCACCGCCGTTGGTGTCGACCAGGTCGACCAGGTCGGGGGAGAGAGCCAGCTCGAGCGGGTCGACGCGCATCTCGCCGATCAGCTGCTCGGGGGAGTCCGGCGACGGGCGTTCGACCTCGGCGACCGGCGTACCCGCGCCCTCGGGCACCGGGTCCGGTATCCGCTGGGCCACCAGCAGCACGACGGCGCCGATCACCAGGAACGGCACCGGGGGAAGGCCCGGGATGATGCACATGGCGAGCGCCGCGCCGCCGGCGATGCGCAGCGCCAGCTTGTTCTGGCTCAGCTGGGTGGTGACGGTGCTGCCCATGTCGCCGGAGGTCGCCGAGCGGGTGGTGATCAGGCCGGTCGCGACCGAGAGCAGCAGCGCCGGGATCTGGGAGACCAGGCCGTCGCCGACGGTCAGCAGGCTGTAGTGGTTCATCGCCTCGCCGGGCGACATGCCCTCCTGGAGCATCCCGATCGCGAAGCCGCCGACCAGGTTGATGACGGTGA belongs to Amorphoplanes digitatis and includes:
- the flhA gene encoding flagellar biosynthesis protein FlhA; protein product: MKNRNLSKLAVPIGVIGIIVMMVVPLPTFLLDMLIALNITGALLILLIAMFVQRPLDFSIFPALLLVATLFRLALNISATRLVLRDGDAGKVIHAFGSFVVGGSLVIGLVIFMILIIVQIVVVTKGAERVAEVGARFTLDAMPGKQMAIDADLNAGLIDEAEAKQRRADVAAEADFYGAMDGGSKFVKGDAIAAIIITVINLVGGFAIGMLQEGMSPGEAMNHYSLLTVGDGLVSQIPALLLSVATGLITTRSATSGDMGSTVTTQLSQNKLALRIAGGAALAMCIIPGLPPVPFLVIGAVVLLVAQRIPDPVPEGAGTPVAEVERPSPDSPEQLIGEMRVDPLELALSPDLVDLVDTNGGDLLDRVRALRRKMALELGLVMPPVRTRDDLDLPLSSYAIRISGVDAGTGQAPPGTVLAIGDGLQALPGRAGVEPVFGLAGKWVPAELHYQAELSGATVVDRASVIITHLAEIVRQNASRLLGREDVRSLSEMVKRTHPVVVEELTPTLLSLGQIQRVLQALLDEGVPIRDLVRIFESLSLRAKVSVDHDGLVEAARAALGPAIAAQYATGGRLTVITLDPMLEQGLLESLRPSETGAFMAIDGMRAEAMVTEAGRLVEAAEQQGITPVLACSPQLRLPMMRLLRAGSRRVQVLSYSEISGSSAQIETMGVVNGAYAGTA